A single region of the Leptospiraceae bacterium genome encodes:
- a CDS encoding PLU-1-like domain protein yields the protein MDFPDLESYFQVLTDTTDNIAIINTHYEADHERDFKQLDDIFSDIISRPWEHSPDDYYVLFTSYFTFHVKIIEEIVKEAREILNPDKRDYLKKLVGYKKEADEWFLALKKKRKSVMVAA from the coding sequence TTGGATTTCCCCGATTTAGAATCTTATTTTCAAGTTTTGACGGATACTACTGATAACATTGCGATTATTAACACTCATTATGAAGCAGATCATGAGAGAGATTTCAAGCAATTAGATGACATCTTTAGCGATATCATCTCACGACCCTGGGAACATTCGCCCGACGATTATTATGTATTGTTCACTAGCTACTTTACATTCCATGTGAAAATCATAGAAGAAATTGTGAAAGAAGCCAGAGAGATACTTAACCCTGACAAGCGAGATTACCTCAAGAAGTTAGTAGGATACAAGAAAGAAGCAGACGAATGGTTTCTAGCACTGAAAAAGAAAAGAAAATCTGTGATGGTAGCTGCATAA
- a CDS encoding IS66 family transposase — protein sequence MNANLVKENTSLTQDKQSLTKENEIKQNKILKLELQIFNFERKIFGRNSEKIDPSELYFGFLFNEAEKGINDEEKIFDGHSETIHVKSFARKKVGRKPLPEHLPKEEIIHDIPESEKICNCGHELKRIGEEVSDKLGYIPAKIYIERHIRFKYACKHCEGDERNEVGKIVVTAEMPPQILPKSHLTPELLTYILISKFLDHIPFYRMESIFLRHKLEITRATLCNWTIGVYERYQHLFSFYKNILLSGRLLGIDETRLQVHKEEGRSDTTDSYMWLIRGGTFERPVLLYMYRETRSAEFLKRYLKGYNGIIQTDGFGSYDAHFRDNEYILHAGCMAHARREFEKIWKANKNPIAGNILNQIRKLYKVEEEMRTLGLFQKEMFSEIVRIRQEKAKPILDALYLHLQDLTTKPEGTLDLGKAIRYSIGQWDKLVLYLSHGEVYIDNNLVENAIRPFVLGRKNWLFSGSPVGAFASAFWYSLLQTAKANGKDTYKFLLQFLKGLPFCQTPQDCEKLFNDSMGWG from the coding sequence ATAAATGCAAATCTAGTTAAAGAAAATACTTCTCTCACACAGGATAAACAATCATTAACAAAAGAGAATGAGATTAAGCAAAATAAGATTTTAAAGTTAGAGTTACAAATATTTAACTTTGAAAGAAAAATCTTTGGAAGAAATTCAGAGAAAATTGATCCGAGTGAATTGTATTTTGGGTTTCTATTCAATGAAGCAGAAAAAGGAATCAATGATGAAGAAAAAATCTTTGATGGTCATAGTGAAACAATTCATGTAAAATCATTCGCAAGAAAGAAAGTGGGCAGAAAGCCATTACCTGAACACCTTCCAAAAGAAGAAATCATTCATGATATTCCTGAGTCAGAAAAAATTTGTAATTGTGGTCATGAGCTGAAAAGAATCGGAGAGGAAGTTTCTGATAAACTTGGATACATTCCTGCAAAAATTTATATTGAAAGACATATTCGTTTTAAATATGCCTGCAAACATTGCGAAGGTGATGAAAGAAATGAAGTGGGTAAAATTGTAGTAACCGCAGAAATGCCTCCGCAGATTTTACCTAAGAGCCATTTAACTCCTGAATTACTCACATACATTTTAATCAGTAAATTCCTTGACCATATTCCTTTTTACAGAATGGAAAGTATATTTCTTCGACATAAGTTGGAGATAACAAGAGCTACCCTCTGCAATTGGACGATAGGAGTTTACGAGCGGTATCAACACTTATTTTCCTTTTACAAAAATATACTCTTGAGCGGAAGGCTTTTGGGAATTGATGAGACTCGTTTACAAGTTCATAAAGAAGAAGGTCGAAGTGATACCACAGATTCGTATATGTGGCTAATTCGTGGTGGAACTTTTGAACGACCAGTTCTCTTGTATATGTATCGTGAGACTCGAAGTGCGGAATTTCTGAAGAGATATTTGAAAGGGTATAATGGAATTATCCAGACAGATGGATTCGGAAGTTACGATGCACATTTTCGGGATAATGAATATATACTCCATGCAGGTTGTATGGCTCATGCAAGAAGAGAGTTTGAGAAAATCTGGAAGGCAAATAAAAATCCAATTGCTGGAAATATTCTCAATCAAATTCGAAAGCTTTACAAAGTAGAAGAGGAAATGAGAACTTTAGGCCTATTTCAAAAGGAGATGTTTTCTGAAATTGTTCGTATCAGACAAGAGAAAGCCAAACCGATATTAGACGCTCTCTACCTTCACCTACAAGACCTCACTACAAAACCAGAAGGGACTCTTGATCTTGGAAAAGCAATACGATATTCAATCGGTCAATGGGACAAACTCGTATTATACTTATCTCATGGCGAAGTTTACATTGACAATAATCTAGTCGAGAATGCGATCCGTCCCTTTGTTCTAGGAAGAAAGAATTGGCTCTTTTCTGGTTCACCTGTTGGTGCTTTTGCAAGTGCATTCTGGTATTCGCTTCTTCAAACTGCTAAGGCTAATGGTAAAGATACTTATAAATTTCTTCTACAATTTTTAAAAGGATTACCGTTTTGCCAAACACCACAAGATTGCGAAAAACTTTTTAATGATTCAATGGGGTGGGGTTAA
- the tnpB gene encoding IS66 family insertion sequence element accessory protein TnpB — MILTNPFQFKIFLYPQYIDMRKSWNGLIGLVQNGMNLDPFEKSLFVFCGRSQRLIKIIYWDGNGFCMWMKRLEKGNFPFNPNKNINITKKELIWLLSGIDTRKKHKAINFSK; from the coding sequence ATGATATTAACAAATCCCTTTCAATTTAAAATCTTTCTTTATCCTCAGTATATAGATATGAGAAAATCCTGGAATGGGCTAATTGGTCTTGTGCAAAACGGAATGAATCTTGATCCATTCGAGAAGAGTCTATTCGTTTTCTGTGGACGCTCACAGAGACTAATCAAAATAATCTACTGGGATGGAAATGGTTTTTGTATGTGGATGAAGCGACTTGAGAAAGGCAACTTTCCATTTAACCCTAATAAAAATATAAATATTACGAAGAAAGAGTTAATCTGGTTACTTTCCGGTATTGACACAAGGAAAAAACACAAAGCGATAAATTTTTCTAAGTAA